Proteins encoded by one window of Chondromyces crocatus:
- a CDS encoding AgmX/PglI C-terminal domain-containing protein translates to MASKGGAAADEAVPGQPPPTEVRNDVPAPAATKPGDNADGGQRAAAVVGGDKIGGGTLTQDEIRRVVTERPELFDACYLIGAGKSRDFIATVTVRATLGPSGKVTVADVVRSTAKNKKVDTCVADAFKQLKFPSPRGATTSVITFPMEFQGAELVQ, encoded by the coding sequence GTGGCGTCCAAAGGAGGAGCGGCCGCCGATGAAGCCGTGCCGGGTCAGCCTCCTCCCACCGAGGTCCGGAACGACGTGCCTGCGCCAGCAGCCACCAAACCTGGGGACAATGCAGACGGAGGCCAGCGGGCGGCTGCCGTGGTGGGGGGCGACAAAATCGGCGGAGGCACGCTGACCCAGGACGAGATCCGGCGGGTGGTCACGGAGCGCCCGGAGCTGTTCGACGCCTGCTACCTGATCGGCGCGGGCAAATCGCGGGACTTCATCGCGACCGTGACGGTGCGTGCCACGCTCGGGCCTTCCGGCAAGGTGACCGTCGCCGATGTCGTGAGGTCGACCGCGAAGAACAAGAAGGTCGACACCTGCGTGGCCGACGCCTTCAAGCAGCTCAAGTTCCCCTCACCCCGGGGTGCGACGACCAGCGTGATCACCTTCCCCATGGAGTTCCAGGGGGCCGAGCTCGTTCAGTAG
- a CDS encoding ArnT family glycosyltransferase — MLLPRSSSLPRGLDGLPLATARETQIARLVLLIATLWFALVASWELLGPPLAGHFASSASMGIIAENMLRWRIPGPVWEYTTTRPTPAMYYCHHPWGIFWTTAAFMKVLGRHDVVCRLPAVLLSVATPPLLYALGRSLYRPAAGAAAAATFVVLPIALSFANFNALEVPVMAWTLLGVWGYVRLLQTWRKRWIAVSVLGLTLGMHADWPAFVLTGGLLAFGALRGFLAPVSVFGPVHPRRFAQWWVLTAAAAVLTLGLYLVLFQRAGKLVDLLQSYAMRSSGNEAPLGAVLASRRYWLELMFTPVGLGLGALGVLACLGRLTLRRREADAIPLLYFVMAAVQYVVFRQGADIHIFWPHHGAAYLALAMAALVDMGAHVTHGTASPVGGQRAWTISLSVALLLLGVILRDGIPALRYARETGGRFNEKGLLIDSDGDKIALLRWLSERIPGDARVDLHAGMKATWAQTWALGGRMVGVERPVPSGAPRGVYVADVRYLSDAVQADLVKRFRVVAVGPYWLVATPELLAMLSPGGPEESGIVALSFRETEPSALVWALEAATEPVRSIAPDPFLTWELRTHFDLPTAPPLDEPVTLEQRRIAHNAALASGDTAGASARLAEIRASLSSDGARFSDGTEILGATFQAGARALLTVVVQAGGPLESGVSLAVRSRVVARAWLSATMPDPVEREVGLPLWIAPERWRAGFLYTDPVPIRKRPGTEAFWASFRGKGAPHREGGGPSIEVLRLP, encoded by the coding sequence GTGCTGCTCCCTCGGTCGTCCTCGCTGCCCAGAGGTCTGGATGGGCTACCCCTCGCGACGGCACGCGAGACGCAGATCGCCCGGCTGGTTCTCCTGATCGCGACGCTGTGGTTCGCCCTGGTGGCCAGCTGGGAGCTCCTCGGCCCCCCGCTCGCTGGGCACTTCGCGTCGAGCGCGAGCATGGGGATCATCGCGGAGAACATGCTGCGGTGGAGGATCCCGGGGCCAGTCTGGGAGTACACGACCACGCGGCCGACCCCCGCGATGTACTACTGCCACCATCCGTGGGGGATCTTCTGGACGACGGCCGCGTTCATGAAGGTCCTCGGCCGTCACGATGTGGTGTGCAGGCTGCCGGCCGTGCTGCTGAGCGTGGCCACGCCTCCCTTGCTCTACGCCCTCGGCCGCAGCCTGTACCGACCGGCGGCGGGGGCGGCAGCGGCAGCGACCTTCGTCGTCCTGCCGATCGCGCTCTCGTTCGCCAACTTCAACGCCCTCGAAGTGCCCGTGATGGCGTGGACCCTGCTCGGCGTCTGGGGGTACGTGCGCCTTCTGCAGACCTGGCGGAAGCGGTGGATCGCGGTGAGCGTGCTCGGCCTGACGCTGGGCATGCACGCCGACTGGCCGGCCTTCGTGCTCACCGGCGGGCTGCTCGCCTTCGGTGCGCTCCGGGGCTTCCTCGCCCCCGTCTCGGTGTTCGGGCCCGTCCATCCGCGCAGGTTCGCGCAGTGGTGGGTGCTCACCGCGGCCGCGGCGGTGCTGACGCTGGGACTCTACCTGGTGCTGTTTCAGCGCGCCGGAAAGCTCGTGGATCTGCTCCAGAGCTACGCCATGCGCTCGTCGGGCAACGAGGCGCCTCTCGGGGCGGTGCTGGCGTCGCGGCGCTACTGGCTGGAGCTGATGTTCACACCCGTCGGCCTCGGGCTCGGCGCGCTCGGCGTCCTCGCCTGCCTCGGCCGGCTGACCTTGCGGCGCCGTGAAGCCGACGCGATCCCCTTGCTGTATTTCGTGATGGCGGCGGTGCAGTACGTGGTGTTCCGGCAGGGGGCCGACATCCACATCTTCTGGCCGCATCATGGCGCCGCCTACCTCGCGCTGGCCATGGCGGCGCTCGTGGACATGGGCGCGCACGTCACGCATGGAACGGCTTCTCCCGTCGGTGGACAGCGCGCGTGGACGATCTCTCTCTCGGTCGCGCTGCTTCTGCTGGGGGTGATCCTGCGCGATGGCATCCCCGCGCTTCGCTATGCGCGCGAGACCGGGGGCCGCTTCAACGAGAAGGGGCTCTTGATCGACTCCGACGGCGACAAGATCGCGCTGCTGCGGTGGCTGTCGGAGCGCATCCCGGGGGACGCGCGCGTGGATCTGCACGCGGGGATGAAGGCGACGTGGGCCCAGACCTGGGCGCTGGGAGGTCGCATGGTGGGTGTGGAGCGCCCTGTCCCCTCTGGCGCTCCTCGTGGCGTTTACGTGGCCGACGTGCGCTACCTGTCCGACGCCGTGCAGGCCGATCTGGTGAAGCGTTTTCGCGTGGTCGCCGTGGGGCCTTACTGGCTCGTCGCGACGCCGGAGCTCCTGGCGATGCTGTCCCCGGGCGGGCCAGAAGAGAGCGGCATCGTCGCGCTGTCGTTCCGGGAGACCGAGCCCTCGGCGCTCGTCTGGGCCCTCGAGGCCGCCACCGAGCCCGTGCGCTCCATCGCGCCGGATCCCTTTCTGACGTGGGAGCTGCGCACCCACTTCGATCTCCCGACGGCGCCTCCTCTCGACGAACCAGTGACCCTGGAGCAACGGAGAATCGCGCACAACGCGGCGCTCGCGTCGGGCGACACGGCTGGCGCGTCCGCGCGGCTGGCCGAGATCCGCGCATCCTTGTCCTCGGACGGCGCGCGGTTCAGTGACGGGACCGAGATCCTCGGCGCGACGTTCCAGGCAGGTGCCCGCGCGTTGCTGACCGTCGTGGTGCAGGCGGGCGGTCCCCTGGAGTCCGGCGTGAGCCTGGCGGTGCGGTCGCGGGTGGTGGCGCGCGCGTGGCTCTCGGCCACCATGCCGGATCCAGTCGAGCGCGAGGTGGGCTTGCCGCTCTGGATCGCGCCCGAGCGCTGGCGCGCCGGCTTCCTGTACACCGACCCGGTCCCCATCCGGAAGCGGCCGGGCACGGAGGCGTTCTGGGCCTCGTTCCGGGGAAAGGGAGCGCCGCATCGGGAAGGCGGCGGACCGTCCATCGAGGTACTCCGTCTGCCCTGA
- a CDS encoding RNA recognition motif domain-containing protein: MGTRLYVGNLPFSTTTTTLRDAFADAGEVTDVHIVTDRESGQSRGFGFVTMGSEEQAQKAITTMNGAMFEGRPLRVNEAEQRPPRGGGGGGGGYGGGGGGGGYGGGGYGGGGGGGYGGGGGGGGRGGRGGGRGGRGGGDRY; encoded by the coding sequence ATGGGTACTCGTCTCTACGTCGGCAACCTCCCCTTTTCTACTACCACCACCACCCTTCGTGACGCTTTCGCCGATGCGGGAGAAGTGACGGACGTGCACATCGTGACGGATCGGGAGAGCGGCCAGTCGCGCGGCTTCGGTTTCGTGACGATGGGCAGTGAAGAGCAGGCCCAGAAGGCCATCACCACGATGAACGGCGCCATGTTCGAGGGACGTCCCCTGCGCGTGAACGAGGCCGAGCAGCGCCCGCCGCGCGGTGGTGGCGGCGGCGGTGGTGGTTACGGCGGCGGCGGTGGCGGCGGCGGCTACGGCGGCGGCGGCTACGGCGGCGGCGGCGGTGGCGGCTACGGCGGCGGCGGCGGCGGTGGTGGCCGCGGTGGCCGTGGCGGCGGCCGTGGTGGCCGTGGTGGTGGCGATCGTTACTGA
- a CDS encoding sensor histidine kinase, whose translation MTMDKRAVDEVLIGGGECGALMRQLDWSKTAIGPVSSWPQSLRTAVGILLASNYPLYIAWGPRYVQMYNDAYRPICGATKHPASLGQEAAVTWPEVWHMLGPGFDRILATGEANWVEDLMMPLDRNGYVEECYFTYSHSPIRDERGGIGGVFSALHETTDRVLDERRLRTLRALSAATSDRPSAENACRAAAEILGSNLHDVPFALLYLVEAGGERARLVASSQLDPGAPGAPLLIEPRSAHTTTWPIAGLLSGEETSRETHFPAMWGKLPGGPWPEGASSALLLPLAQPGHTTPAGVLVAGVSPRRALDEKYKSFLQLAAAGIATGIANARAREEERRHLDALAELDRAKTAFFSNVSHEFRTPLTLVLGPLEDCLEDAQEPLGTRQQARLSTVRRNALRLLKLVNALLDFSRLEAGRMQAVREATDLSALTTDLASTFRSTMERAGLALHVDCPPLPEPAWVDREMWEKMVLNLLSNAFKFTFEGSISVRLTADEERFVLAVEDTGTGIPQQELKRVFERFHRVQGARGRSHEGSGIGLALVQELAKLHGGSIEVESSLGKGSTFTLTLPRGRVVSAGEPLDPGPERAATTERAVASTATAFLNDMTAWVQSGDAATPEQPAQVPVQPPPPSFGATVTRLPARRALLPSGHVLLVDDNADMRDYVKRLLEGRYTVETAQDGDTALEIIKHRIPDLVLSDVMMPGKDGFALLAALRVDPRTTMIPVILLSARAGEEATVEGLLAGASDYLVKPFSGRELVARVEGTLRTARARQDLDAFAGRIAHDLRNLLSPLLMMSAVFKFSSEEPARKAGERLERMTRRANNLLDGMLAFSRAEHTLDAKDSSSIPAVISDVVEDLSSLRNQVNAEIDLTGVENLRVIVPRGLLYVVVMNLMSNALKFMQGQPHRRVVVTARTRGERAELIVDDTGPGISSDALGHIFEPFYRAPGTKASGHGIGLATVQRIVQSCGGDIDVQSTPGVGTQFQIGLPLDLDGTSP comes from the coding sequence ATGACGATGGACAAACGCGCGGTGGACGAGGTGCTGATCGGGGGCGGCGAGTGCGGCGCGCTGATGCGACAGCTGGACTGGTCGAAGACGGCCATCGGTCCTGTGTCGTCGTGGCCCCAGTCGCTCCGCACGGCGGTGGGGATCCTGCTCGCGTCGAACTACCCGCTCTACATCGCCTGGGGCCCCAGGTACGTGCAGATGTACAACGACGCTTACCGGCCCATCTGCGGCGCGACCAAGCACCCTGCGTCGCTGGGCCAGGAGGCCGCCGTCACCTGGCCCGAGGTGTGGCACATGCTCGGGCCGGGCTTCGACCGGATCCTCGCCACGGGGGAGGCAAACTGGGTCGAGGACCTCATGATGCCGCTCGACAGGAACGGCTACGTCGAGGAGTGCTACTTCACCTACAGCCACTCGCCCATCCGCGACGAACGGGGGGGCATCGGCGGCGTCTTCTCGGCGCTTCACGAGACCACCGACCGGGTCCTCGACGAGCGGCGCTTGCGCACGCTCCGGGCGCTGAGCGCTGCGACCAGTGATCGACCCAGCGCCGAGAACGCGTGCCGCGCTGCCGCCGAGATCCTGGGCTCGAACCTCCACGACGTGCCGTTCGCGCTCCTCTACCTCGTCGAGGCGGGCGGCGAGCGAGCGCGCCTCGTCGCGAGCAGCCAGCTCGATCCCGGCGCGCCAGGAGCGCCGCTCCTCATCGAGCCGAGATCGGCCCACACCACGACCTGGCCCATCGCCGGGCTCCTCTCGGGAGAGGAGACGAGCCGTGAGACGCACTTCCCGGCGATGTGGGGGAAGCTGCCGGGTGGCCCCTGGCCCGAGGGGGCGTCGTCGGCCCTGCTGCTCCCGCTGGCGCAACCCGGCCACACGACCCCCGCGGGTGTGCTCGTCGCAGGCGTGAGCCCGCGCCGGGCCCTCGACGAGAAGTACAAGAGCTTCCTTCAGCTCGCCGCCGCCGGGATCGCCACCGGCATTGCCAACGCCCGCGCCCGAGAGGAAGAGCGCCGCCACCTGGACGCGCTGGCCGAGCTGGACCGCGCGAAGACGGCCTTCTTCAGCAACGTGAGCCACGAGTTCCGCACCCCGCTCACCCTCGTGCTCGGGCCGCTCGAGGACTGCCTCGAAGACGCGCAAGAGCCGCTCGGCACCCGCCAGCAGGCGCGCCTCTCGACGGTGCGGCGCAACGCGCTCCGCTTGCTCAAGCTCGTCAACGCGCTGCTCGACTTCTCGCGCCTCGAAGCGGGCCGCATGCAGGCGGTCCGCGAGGCCACGGATCTCTCGGCGCTCACCACGGATCTGGCCAGCACCTTCCGCTCCACCATGGAGCGCGCGGGCCTGGCCCTCCACGTCGACTGTCCGCCCCTCCCCGAGCCTGCGTGGGTGGACCGGGAGATGTGGGAGAAGATGGTCCTGAACCTCCTCTCCAATGCCTTCAAGTTCACCTTCGAGGGCAGCATCAGCGTGCGCCTCACCGCCGATGAAGAGCGCTTCGTGCTCGCCGTCGAGGACACGGGGACCGGCATCCCGCAGCAGGAGCTCAAGCGCGTCTTCGAGCGCTTCCACCGGGTGCAGGGCGCCCGAGGGCGCAGCCACGAGGGGAGCGGCATCGGCCTCGCGCTCGTCCAGGAGCTCGCCAAGCTCCACGGAGGAAGCATCGAGGTCGAGAGCAGCCTGGGGAAAGGCAGCACCTTCACGCTCACGCTGCCCCGGGGGCGCGTCGTCTCGGCAGGAGAGCCCCTCGATCCCGGGCCCGAGCGCGCTGCCACCACCGAGCGCGCCGTCGCCTCCACGGCCACCGCGTTCCTCAACGACATGACGGCATGGGTGCAGTCCGGCGACGCGGCGACGCCCGAGCAGCCAGCGCAGGTGCCCGTCCAGCCCCCGCCCCCCTCCTTCGGCGCCACCGTCACCCGACTCCCGGCCCGACGAGCGCTCTTGCCTTCGGGCCACGTCCTGCTCGTCGACGACAATGCCGACATGCGCGACTACGTGAAGCGGCTGCTCGAAGGGCGCTACACGGTCGAGACGGCGCAGGACGGAGACACGGCGCTGGAGATCATCAAGCACCGCATCCCCGATCTCGTGCTCTCCGACGTCATGATGCCCGGCAAGGATGGCTTCGCCCTGCTCGCGGCGCTGCGGGTCGATCCGCGCACCACGATGATCCCGGTCATCCTCCTGTCGGCACGCGCGGGCGAAGAGGCGACCGTGGAGGGGCTCCTGGCCGGGGCCAGCGACTACCTGGTCAAACCCTTCTCCGGCCGCGAACTCGTCGCGCGGGTCGAGGGCACCCTGCGCACCGCGCGGGCGCGCCAGGATCTCGACGCGTTCGCTGGTCGCATCGCCCATGACCTGCGCAACTTGCTCTCGCCGCTCCTGATGATGAGCGCCGTGTTCAAGTTCTCGTCCGAAGAGCCCGCGCGCAAGGCGGGAGAGCGCCTCGAGCGCATGACCCGCCGCGCCAACAACCTGCTCGACGGCATGCTCGCCTTCTCGCGCGCCGAGCACACGCTCGATGCGAAGGACAGCTCCTCCATCCCCGCCGTGATCTCCGACGTCGTCGAGGACCTGAGCAGCCTCCGCAACCAGGTGAACGCCGAGATCGATCTCACCGGCGTCGAGAACCTGCGCGTCATCGTTCCCCGCGGCCTCCTCTACGTGGTCGTCATGAACCTCATGTCCAACGCCCTCAAATTCATGCAAGGGCAGCCGCACCGACGCGTCGTCGTCACGGCGCGCACGCGCGGGGAACGCGCAGAGCTCATCGTCGACGACACCGGCCCGGGCATCTCCTCCGACGCGCTGGGCCACATCTTCGAGCCGTTCTACCGCGCCCCTGGCACCAAGGCCTCGGGGCACGGGATCGGCCTCGCCACCGTGCAGCGCATCGTCCAGTCCTGCGGCGGCGACATCGACGTCCAGTCGACCCCGGGCGTCGGCACCCAGTTCCAGATCGGGCTCCCCTTGGATCTGGATGGGACCTCACCCTGA
- a CDS encoding ABC transporter ATP-binding protein, with product MSPLSKLFNHARRYRKHAVLASVYSALNKFFDVLPEILIGVAVDVVVSKQDSFLAKIGIADTQSQLIWLGILTVLIWGGESLFQYLYSVAWRDLAQNLQHDLRKEAYAHVQRLELGWFENRSSGNLLSILNDDINQMERFLNTGANMILQIVCSSILISIVFFVIAPGIAVIALLPVPLILYGTFWFQRRLAPRYADVREAAGRIGGRLNNNLFGIATIKSYTAEDFEAAHVDEASRAYVTTNAAAIRLSSAITPVIRMAVLAGFVVTLVYGGYLALHGQIAVGSYSVLVYLTQRLLWPFTGLAEIADLYQRSMASIDRVLGLIQTPLAIPYEGERLPRELVKGAVRLEQVDFSYDGAQPALTGVDLDIAPGQTIGFVGSTGSGKSTLIKLLLRFYTPKSGRILLDGHDISALDLQDLRRAVGYVAQEPFLTDGTIADNIAYGAPSASRADVEAAARSAEAHEFIARLPLGYDTPVGERGQKLSGGQRQRIALARAILKSPPILVLDEATSAVDNETEAAIQRSLARVSRGRTTLVIAHRLSTVRQADIIHVLEHGRIVESGKHDALLDRGGIYAGLWRLQTGELDTAGAT from the coding sequence GTGTCACCCCTCTCCAAGCTCTTCAACCACGCCCGCCGCTACCGCAAGCACGCCGTCCTCGCCTCCGTCTACTCGGCGCTGAACAAGTTCTTCGACGTCCTGCCGGAGATCCTGATCGGCGTCGCCGTCGACGTCGTCGTCAGCAAGCAGGACTCCTTCCTCGCGAAGATCGGCATCGCCGACACCCAGTCCCAGCTCATCTGGCTCGGCATTCTCACCGTCCTCATCTGGGGCGGCGAGTCGCTCTTCCAGTACCTCTACTCCGTCGCCTGGCGTGACCTCGCGCAGAACCTCCAGCACGACCTCCGCAAGGAGGCCTACGCCCACGTGCAGCGCCTGGAGCTCGGGTGGTTCGAGAACCGCAGCAGCGGCAACCTCCTCTCGATCCTCAACGACGACATCAACCAGATGGAGAGGTTTCTCAACACCGGCGCGAACATGATCCTCCAGATCGTGTGCTCGTCGATCCTCATCTCCATCGTCTTCTTCGTCATCGCGCCGGGGATCGCCGTCATCGCCCTCCTCCCCGTCCCCCTCATCCTGTACGGCACGTTCTGGTTCCAGCGGCGCCTCGCGCCGCGCTACGCCGACGTCCGTGAAGCGGCTGGGCGCATCGGCGGACGCCTGAACAACAACCTCTTCGGCATCGCCACCATCAAGAGCTACACGGCCGAGGACTTCGAGGCCGCCCACGTCGACGAGGCGAGCCGCGCCTACGTCACCACCAACGCCGCGGCGATCCGCCTCTCCAGCGCCATCACCCCCGTCATCCGGATGGCCGTCCTCGCCGGCTTCGTCGTCACCCTCGTCTACGGCGGCTACCTCGCGCTCCACGGCCAGATCGCCGTCGGCAGCTACAGCGTCCTCGTCTACCTCACCCAGCGCTTGCTCTGGCCGTTCACCGGCCTCGCCGAGATCGCCGACCTCTACCAGCGCTCCATGGCCTCCATCGACCGCGTGCTCGGCCTCATCCAGACCCCGCTCGCCATTCCTTACGAAGGGGAGCGCCTCCCGCGCGAGCTGGTGAAGGGCGCGGTGCGCCTCGAACAGGTCGACTTCAGCTACGATGGCGCCCAGCCCGCGCTCACCGGCGTCGATCTCGACATCGCTCCGGGCCAGACCATCGGCTTCGTCGGCAGCACCGGCTCCGGCAAGAGCACCCTCATCAAGCTTCTGCTCCGCTTCTACACCCCGAAGTCGGGTCGCATCCTGCTCGACGGCCACGACATCAGCGCGCTCGACCTCCAGGACCTCCGCCGCGCCGTCGGCTACGTCGCCCAGGAGCCCTTCCTCACCGATGGCACCATCGCCGACAACATCGCCTACGGCGCCCCGTCGGCGAGCCGCGCCGACGTCGAGGCCGCGGCCCGTTCGGCCGAAGCCCACGAGTTCATCGCCCGGCTCCCCCTCGGGTACGACACCCCGGTCGGCGAGCGTGGACAGAAGCTCTCGGGCGGCCAGCGACAGCGCATCGCCCTCGCCCGCGCCATCCTCAAGAGCCCCCCCATCCTCGTCCTCGACGAGGCGACCAGCGCCGTCGACAACGAGACCGAGGCAGCCATCCAGCGCTCGCTCGCGCGCGTCTCCCGGGGCCGCACCACCCTGGTCATCGCCCACCGCCTCTCCACCGTCCGGCAGGCCGACATCATCCACGTCCTCGAGCACGGCCGC